One part of the Methylobacterium terrae genome encodes these proteins:
- a CDS encoding histidine phosphatase family protein yields the protein MQQRWPDRIWIVRHGESAGNVARDAAQAAGHTHIDIAERDVDVPLSPLGERQATAVGRWFSEKPASERPDVVLTSPYRRADSTARLIREAGGVADPLLDYVADERLREKEFGVLDRLTREGIIQLHPDQAEFRRLLGKFYHRPPGGESWCDVILRLRSALDTVSLHYGGRRVLVVGHQVVVLCLRYLIEGMTEDEILRIDREGDVANCSVTEYAFDPNRGSSGKLVLQRYNFVAPLTQAGAPVTAEPDATGAAR from the coding sequence ATGCAGCAGCGCTGGCCGGACCGGATCTGGATCGTGCGGCACGGCGAGAGCGCCGGCAACGTCGCCCGCGACGCCGCGCAGGCGGCCGGACACACCCATATCGACATCGCGGAGCGCGACGTCGACGTGCCCCTGAGCCCGCTCGGCGAGCGCCAGGCGACGGCGGTGGGGCGGTGGTTCTCCGAGAAGCCAGCCTCCGAGCGGCCCGACGTGGTGCTGACCTCGCCCTATCGCCGGGCCGACTCCACCGCCCGGCTGATCCGCGAGGCCGGGGGCGTCGCCGACCCCCTGCTCGACTACGTCGCCGACGAGCGCCTGCGCGAGAAGGAGTTCGGCGTCCTCGACCGGCTCACCCGCGAGGGCATCATCCAGCTCCACCCCGACCAGGCCGAGTTCCGGCGCCTGCTCGGCAAGTTCTACCACCGGCCGCCGGGCGGCGAGAGCTGGTGCGACGTGATCCTGCGCCTGCGCAGCGCCCTCGACACCGTCTCGCTGCATTACGGCGGCCGGCGCGTGCTGGTGGTCGGGCACCAGGTCGTCGTCCTGTGCCTGCGCTACCTCATCGAGGGCATGACCGAGGACGAGATTCTCCGCATCGACCGCGAGGGCGACGTCGCGAATTGCTCGGTCACCGAGTACGCCTTCGATCCCAACCGCGGCAGCAGCGGCAAGCTGGTGCTGCAGCGCTACAACTTCGTGGCGCCGCTGACGCAGGCCGGCGCCCCGGTGACGGCCGAGCCCGACGCCACGGGAGCCGCGCGATGA
- a CDS encoding NAD(P)H-hydrate dehydratase: MTRGTIVREITAETLRGLPLPDSGGGSKEARGSALVIAGSVEVPGAAILAGTAALRAGAGKLQMSIAAGTAPHAGLAVPEALVVRLPEGEGGHVDHGQAAEVLLPRTERAAAVLIGAGMSSGEPTRALTAALLEGPSEAPFVLDAASIDGLCEKAQAVRARAGRVVITPHAGEMARCLGCERDAVEADPLAAARKAADMLGAVVVMKGAETWIVDPAGGTWHYAGGGAGLATSGSGDVLAGIIVGLLARGTTPAEAAAWGVFLHGEAGRRLARSCGPIGFLARELPGEVPGLMRDVAEGAL, encoded by the coding sequence ATGACCAGAGGGACGATCGTCCGGGAGATCACCGCCGAGACCCTGCGCGGCCTCCCCCTGCCGGACTCGGGCGGCGGCAGCAAGGAGGCGCGCGGCAGCGCCCTCGTGATCGCCGGCTCGGTCGAGGTGCCGGGCGCCGCGATCCTCGCCGGCACCGCGGCGCTCCGGGCCGGGGCCGGCAAGCTGCAGATGTCGATCGCCGCCGGCACGGCGCCGCACGCCGGCCTGGCGGTGCCCGAGGCCCTGGTGGTGCGGCTGCCGGAAGGCGAGGGCGGCCACGTCGACCACGGGCAGGCCGCCGAGGTGCTGCTGCCGCGCACCGAGCGCGCCGCCGCGGTGCTGATCGGCGCCGGGATGTCGTCGGGCGAGCCGACCAGGGCGCTCACCGCCGCCCTGCTCGAAGGCCCGTCGGAGGCGCCCTTCGTCCTCGACGCCGCGAGCATCGACGGGCTGTGCGAGAAGGCGCAGGCGGTGCGTGCGCGCGCCGGGCGGGTGGTGATCACGCCGCATGCCGGCGAGATGGCGCGCTGCCTCGGCTGCGAGCGCGACGCCGTCGAGGCCGATCCGCTCGCCGCGGCGCGCAAGGCCGCCGACATGCTGGGCGCCGTCGTGGTGATGAAGGGCGCCGAGACCTGGATCGTCGATCCGGCCGGCGGGACCTGGCACTATGCCGGTGGCGGCGCCGGCCTCGCCACCTCCGGCTCTGGCGACGTGCTCGCCGGGATCATCGTCGGGCTTCTCGCCCGCGGGACGACGCCCGCCGAGGCCGCCGCCTGGGGCGTGTTCCTGCACGGCGAGGCGGGGCGGCGGCTGGCTCGGAGCTGCGGGCCGATCGGGTTCCTGGCGCGGGAGCTGCCGGGCGAGGTGCCGGGCCTGATGCGGGACGTGGCGGAGGGTGCGCTCTGA
- a CDS encoding methyl-accepting chemotaxis protein yields the protein MKLKLSYVLGGLISLLSIGLLAQGILGAAQLRAVNANALELSENWLPSVRELGELKYKVTRLRLVDARYVTAIEPVDDLDAVSNRRLTDVDAVAGRYERLISSAEERAVWDAFRQQWAAYLAVRAKIVAASRSRDHVALNDLFQASRRSFDAALDALDRGAALNAAGGEQARQAADATYSRALGLTGLLCCAALAAGLSGLVYVRAGVTRPIDRLIRRMGGLAGGDVDAPVPYRDRADEIGAIAAALEASRETLIRTRRLEEETALARASAEEQRRAGMRQMADGFETTVGGIVDLVSAAATELQATAEQMSETAAGTARQSGHVAAAAEEAAANVTTVAAASEELGASVGEIGRQVQGSAGLARHAVAEADETARLVQAMRTTSGRIGEMVDLISTIARQTNLLALNATIEAARAGEAGRGFAVVAAEVKDLATQTARATHEIAGQIGEIQGVTDQAVAAIDTITARIREIDATAASIAAAVEQQGGATREIVRNVVQAASGTSEVTSNIAGVARASEETGGAAGQVLASAAELSRHSEHLASELRRFLATVRAA from the coding sequence ATGAAGCTCAAACTGTCGTACGTCTTGGGTGGACTGATCTCGCTTCTCTCGATCGGGCTTCTGGCGCAAGGGATCCTTGGTGCCGCACAGCTGCGCGCCGTGAACGCGAATGCCCTCGAACTGTCGGAGAACTGGCTGCCGAGCGTGCGGGAACTCGGCGAGCTCAAGTACAAGGTGACGCGCCTGCGCCTCGTCGATGCGCGCTACGTCACGGCGATCGAGCCGGTGGACGACCTCGACGCCGTCTCGAACCGCCGCCTCACGGACGTGGACGCGGTCGCGGGCCGCTACGAGAGGCTGATCTCGAGCGCCGAGGAGCGGGCCGTGTGGGACGCGTTCCGGCAGCAATGGGCGGCATACCTGGCCGTGCGGGCGAAGATCGTGGCCGCGTCGCGCTCACGGGACCACGTCGCCCTGAACGACCTGTTCCAGGCCTCGCGCCGGTCCTTCGATGCGGCGCTCGACGCGCTCGATCGCGGTGCCGCCCTGAACGCGGCGGGAGGCGAGCAGGCGCGCCAAGCGGCCGACGCCACCTATTCCCGCGCCCTCGGGCTGACCGGCCTCCTGTGCTGCGCGGCCCTCGCCGCGGGCCTCTCCGGCCTCGTCTACGTCCGTGCCGGCGTGACGCGGCCGATCGACCGGCTGATCCGGCGCATGGGCGGGCTGGCCGGCGGCGACGTCGACGCCCCGGTGCCCTATCGGGACCGGGCCGACGAGATCGGCGCCATCGCGGCCGCTCTCGAGGCCTCCCGCGAGACCTTGATCCGGACGCGCCGCCTGGAGGAGGAGACCGCCCTCGCCCGGGCCTCGGCCGAGGAGCAGCGCCGGGCCGGCATGCGCCAGATGGCCGACGGCTTCGAGACGACGGTCGGCGGCATCGTCGACCTGGTCTCGGCGGCGGCGACGGAGCTGCAGGCGACCGCCGAGCAGATGAGCGAGACGGCGGCCGGAACGGCGCGGCAATCGGGCCACGTCGCCGCAGCCGCCGAGGAGGCCGCCGCGAACGTCACCACGGTGGCGGCGGCGAGCGAGGAACTCGGCGCCTCGGTCGGCGAGATCGGCCGGCAGGTCCAGGGCTCGGCGGGGCTCGCCCGCCACGCCGTCGCCGAGGCGGACGAGACCGCCCGCCTCGTCCAGGCGATGAGGACGACGTCGGGGCGGATCGGCGAGATGGTCGACCTCATCTCGACGATCGCGCGCCAGACCAACCTGCTGGCGCTCAACGCCACGATCGAGGCGGCGCGGGCCGGCGAGGCCGGCCGCGGCTTCGCGGTGGTGGCCGCCGAGGTGAAGGACCTCGCCACCCAGACCGCCCGGGCCACCCACGAGATCGCCGGCCAGATCGGCGAGATCCAGGGCGTGACCGATCAGGCGGTCGCGGCCATCGACACCATCACGGCGCGCATCCGCGAGATCGACGCGACGGCGGCGAGCATCGCGGCGGCGGTCGAGCAGCAGGGCGGCGCGACGCGGGAGATCGTCCGCAACGTCGTCCAGGCCGCGTCCGGCACCAGCGAGGTGACGAGCAACATCGCCGGCGTGGCGCGCGCCTCGGAGGAGACGGGGGGCGCCGCGGGCCAGGTGCTCGCCTCGGCCGCGGAGCTGTCGCGCCATTCCGAGCACCTCGCCTCCGAGTTGCGGCGCTTCCTCGCGACCGTGAGGGCGGCCTGA
- a CDS encoding glutathione S-transferase family protein: MLKIHHLGRSQSERILWLCEELGVAYDLVRYDRDPVTILAPPDLRALHPLGAAPVIEDDGVVLAESAAIVEYVIVRHGGGRLRLGPEHPAYADYLYWFHFANGNLQPVVGRLMMVGRVGLAPEHPVQKAVQGRLDRVTALVEARLSTVPYLAGGEFTAADIMSVFSLTTMRLFQPIDLAPFPGIHAYLRRIGERPAYRRAMAKGDPGFAPMLA, encoded by the coding sequence GTGCTGAAAATCCACCATCTCGGCCGCTCGCAATCCGAGCGCATCCTCTGGCTGTGCGAGGAACTCGGGGTCGCCTACGACCTCGTCCGCTACGACCGCGACCCGGTCACCATCCTGGCGCCGCCGGACTTGCGGGCGCTGCACCCGCTCGGGGCGGCGCCGGTCATCGAGGATGACGGGGTCGTGCTGGCGGAATCCGCGGCCATCGTCGAATACGTCATCGTGCGGCACGGCGGCGGCCGGCTGCGGCTCGGGCCGGAGCATCCCGCCTATGCCGACTACCTGTACTGGTTCCACTTCGCCAACGGGAACCTGCAGCCGGTCGTCGGGCGTCTGATGATGGTGGGCCGCGTCGGCCTCGCCCCCGAGCATCCGGTGCAGAAGGCGGTGCAGGGGCGCCTCGACCGGGTGACCGCGCTCGTCGAGGCGCGGCTGTCCACGGTGCCCTACCTGGCGGGCGGGGAGTTCACGGCGGCCGACATCATGAGCGTGTTCTCGCTCACCACGATGCGGCTGTTCCAGCCGATCGACCTCGCGCCGTTCCCCGGCATCCACGCCTACCTGCGGCGCATCGGCGAGCGCCCGGCCTATCGCCGCGCCATGGCGAAGGGCGATCCGGGCTTCGCCCCGATGCTGGCCTGA
- a CDS encoding alpha/beta fold hydrolase produces MTPDLAPLLFLPGLLNDAVLWRAQIDALADRAAASVADLTLDDEIAAMARRALAAAPERFGLVALSMGGYVAFEILRRAPERVTRLALFDTAASPESDERAATRRQGMDQLKVGRFAGVTTRLLPKLVHASHVHGPVGEAVKAMAERVGGAAFLRQQRAILDRPDSRPTLATIRVPTLVAVGADDLLTPPALAREMHDGIAGSRLHVLPECGHLPPLERPEETSALLRDWLAA; encoded by the coding sequence ATGACCCCCGACCTCGCCCCGCTGCTGTTCCTGCCCGGTCTCCTCAACGACGCGGTGTTGTGGCGCGCGCAGATCGACGCGCTCGCCGATCGGGCGGCCGCGTCGGTGGCGGACCTCACCCTCGACGACGAGATCGCCGCGATGGCGCGGCGCGCGCTCGCGGCCGCGCCGGAGCGCTTCGGCCTCGTCGCCCTGTCGATGGGCGGCTACGTCGCCTTCGAGATCCTGCGCCGGGCGCCCGAGCGCGTCACCCGCCTCGCCCTGTTCGACACCGCCGCCTCCCCGGAGAGCGACGAGCGCGCCGCCACGCGGCGCCAGGGCATGGACCAGCTCAAGGTCGGGCGCTTCGCCGGCGTCACGACGCGCCTGCTGCCGAAGCTCGTCCACGCCTCGCACGTCCACGGCCCGGTGGGCGAGGCCGTGAAGGCGATGGCCGAGCGGGTCGGCGGCGCCGCCTTCCTGCGCCAGCAGCGCGCGATCCTCGACCGGCCCGACAGCCGCCCGACCCTGGCGACGATCCGGGTGCCGACCCTGGTGGCGGTCGGCGCCGACGACCTGCTGACGCCGCCGGCGCTGGCCCGGGAGATGCACGACGGCATCGCCGGCTCGCGCCTGCACGTCCTGCCGGAATGCGGGCACCTGCCCCCGCTGGAGCGGCCGGAGGAGACGAGCGCGCTCCTGCGGGACTGGCTGGCAGCGTGA
- a CDS encoding acyl-CoA dehydrogenase family protein — protein MTETDALRHPEIREEVAKLCARFPDEYWRRLDAERAYPTEFVNALTESGYLSVLIPEEYGGSGLPLSAAAAILEEVQRSGCNGAACHAQMYTMGTVLRHGTQAQKERYLPEIAAGRLRLQAFGVTEPTSGTDTTALRTTARREGDKFIVNGQKIWTSRAEHSDLMLLLARTTPRDQVAKKTDGLSTFIVDMREALGRGLTIRPIRTMMNHNSCEVFFDNMAVPAENLVGEEGKGFRYILSGMNAERLLIAAECVGDAKWFIAKASGYARERQVFGRPIGQNQGIQFPIAKAYANMRAAELMVQEGLRLYEAGANPGAEANMAKMLAADASFEAANACIQTFGGFGFAEEYDVERKFRETRLYQVAPISTNLILSYIAEHVLGMPRSY, from the coding sequence ATGACCGAGACCGACGCCCTCCGGCATCCCGAGATCCGCGAGGAGGTCGCCAAGCTCTGCGCGCGCTTCCCCGACGAGTACTGGCGCCGGCTCGACGCGGAGCGCGCCTACCCGACGGAGTTCGTGAACGCGCTGACCGAATCCGGCTACCTCTCGGTGCTGATCCCCGAGGAGTACGGCGGCTCCGGCCTGCCGCTCTCGGCGGCGGCGGCGATCCTGGAGGAGGTGCAGCGCTCCGGCTGCAACGGCGCCGCCTGCCACGCCCAGATGTACACGATGGGCACGGTGCTGCGGCACGGCACGCAGGCCCAGAAGGAGCGCTACCTGCCGGAGATCGCCGCCGGACGCCTGCGGCTCCAGGCCTTCGGCGTCACCGAGCCGACGAGCGGCACCGACACCACGGCCCTCCGCACCACCGCCCGGCGCGAGGGCGACAAGTTCATCGTCAACGGCCAGAAGATCTGGACCAGCCGGGCCGAGCATTCCGACCTGATGCTGCTGCTCGCCCGCACCACGCCCCGCGACCAGGTGGCGAAGAAGACCGACGGCCTCTCGACCTTCATCGTCGACATGCGCGAGGCGCTCGGCCGCGGCCTGACCATCCGGCCGATCCGCACGATGATGAACCACAATTCCTGCGAGGTGTTCTTCGACAATATGGCAGTGCCGGCCGAGAACCTGGTCGGCGAGGAGGGCAAGGGCTTCCGCTACATCCTGTCCGGCATGAACGCCGAGCGGCTGCTGATCGCCGCCGAGTGCGTCGGCGACGCCAAGTGGTTCATCGCCAAGGCCTCCGGATACGCCCGCGAGCGCCAGGTGTTCGGAAGGCCGATCGGCCAGAACCAGGGCATCCAGTTCCCGATCGCCAAGGCCTACGCCAACATGCGCGCCGCCGAGCTGATGGTGCAGGAGGGTCTGCGCCTCTACGAGGCCGGCGCCAATCCGGGTGCGGAGGCCAACATGGCCAAGATGCTCGCCGCCGACGCCTCGTTCGAGGCGGCCAATGCCTGCATCCAGACCTTCGGCGGCTTCGGCTTCGCCGAGGAATACGACGTCGAGCGCAAGTTCCGCGAGACCCGCCTCTACCAGGTGGCGCCGATCTCGACGAACCTGATCCTGTCCTACATCGCCGAGCACGTGCTGGGCATGCCGCGCTCCTACTGA
- a CDS encoding PAS domain-containing protein, with the protein MRAADLSFAPADFLRLIEDVGLTGSWAWVFASDVQTWSPGLYRLLGLDPVRTRPSYDLLAGFVHPDDRLHLASAADLIQGHALPEREVRVVRPDGTLRTLALRTELHLTPEGRPRAAAGIALDVTDPAALLHLRRADQRRRSAWFAQARVLFVPVGLDMSFDFPPEAARLAGRSLDEVNADPFADVVPEERAAFRDSVARRRPGLVFQGAPLIRHRDRAPERYRILSVPVHDDQGRLIERSGLIYPAALGAPPTADGLREGLEQAVEGRHLRAARALLDWSMATLAAASGLSLSTVRRLEEGDGPAAQRSRHQAVATLRRAGIRFVVLDDGAVAVART; encoded by the coding sequence ATGCGCGCGGCCGACCTCAGCTTCGCCCCCGCCGATTTTCTCCGGCTGATCGAGGATGTCGGCCTGACGGGGAGCTGGGCCTGGGTCTTCGCCTCGGACGTGCAGACCTGGTCGCCCGGCCTCTACCGCCTGCTCGGGCTCGATCCCGTGCGCACGCGGCCGAGCTACGACCTGCTCGCCGGCTTCGTCCACCCCGACGACCGGCTCCACCTGGCGAGCGCCGCCGACCTGATCCAGGGCCACGCCCTGCCCGAGCGCGAGGTGCGCGTCGTGCGGCCGGACGGGACCCTGCGGACGCTGGCGCTGCGCACCGAGCTGCACCTGACCCCGGAGGGCCGCCCGCGGGCGGCGGCCGGCATCGCCCTCGACGTGACCGACCCCGCGGCCCTGCTGCACCTGCGCCGCGCCGACCAGCGCCGGCGCAGCGCCTGGTTCGCGCAGGCCCGCGTCCTGTTCGTGCCCGTCGGCCTCGACATGAGCTTCGACTTCCCGCCCGAGGCGGCGCGCCTCGCCGGGCGCTCCCTCGACGAGGTGAACGCCGATCCCTTCGCCGACGTGGTGCCGGAGGAGCGCGCGGCGTTCCGCGACAGCGTCGCCCGGCGCCGGCCGGGCCTGGTGTTCCAGGGCGCCCCGCTGATCCGCCACCGGGATCGGGCGCCCGAGCGCTACCGGATCCTGTCGGTGCCGGTCCACGACGACCAGGGCCGCCTGATCGAGCGCAGCGGCCTGATCTACCCCGCCGCCCTCGGCGCCCCCCCGACGGCGGACGGCCTGCGCGAGGGGCTCGAACAGGCGGTGGAGGGCCGCCACCTGCGCGCCGCTCGGGCGCTCCTCGACTGGTCGATGGCGACGCTCGCCGCGGCGAGCGGCCTGTCGCTCTCGACGGTCCGGCGACTGGAGGAGGGGGACGGCCCGGCCGCCCAGCGCTCCCGCCACCAGGCGGTCGCGACCCTGCGCCGCGCCGGCATCCGCTTCGTCGTCCTCGACGACGGCGCCGTCGCGGTCGCCCGGACCTGA
- a CDS encoding acyltransferase family protein: protein MTGHATAAAYRPDIDGLRAVAVLVVILFHAGIAWMPGGFVGVDVFFVISGYVITRGLLREAASGGIGLGEFYARRVRRILPALVATLAFTTLAAYWLLLPPQLADYAGSATASALSVANIYFWRSSGYFDAAALYRPLLHTWSLSVEEQFYLLLPVALLLAVRLRLRRLWLPFGLVAALSFGLSVYAGHYAPTANFYLLPTRAWELLLGVLLAMAPRGSVALPPALRQAAGLAGLALILAPAFLYTEATPFPGAGALPPCLGAVLLIRLGGEPGGGSAATRLLAAGPLVAVGLISYSAYLIHWPLIVLARIGLMRDLDVAETVVVIGATLLLATLSYRFVEHPFRRPQAPARPALAAGFAATLALACLGWAGTASGGLPGRFPDFRVRPVPGTETWNHRTCFLFADQTWQAWDQAACTRTTGKDGLVLLWGDSFAAHYVPGLIRHAERLPGNLLQYTAAGCRPTLGVASYVVPHCRAFNDNALALIRRLGIRDVVLAARWGAQRDRNVPALLHETVAQVIALGARVHVVGQSPEFPLDPAFLAYHQRRDPPDAAGRWRPVAETGLNGVLRSVLPASATFVDPNAVLCDAATCPYARGGTFLYADSGHFSSAGAADAVGRYLEAGLFAPPRSAAALP, encoded by the coding sequence GTGACCGGGCATGCGACCGCCGCTGCCTACCGGCCCGACATCGACGGACTGCGCGCCGTCGCGGTGCTGGTCGTGATCCTCTTTCACGCCGGCATCGCCTGGATGCCGGGCGGGTTCGTCGGGGTCGACGTGTTCTTCGTCATCTCCGGCTACGTCATCACCCGCGGGCTGCTGCGGGAGGCGGCATCGGGCGGCATCGGGCTCGGCGAGTTCTACGCGCGGCGGGTCAGGCGCATCCTGCCGGCGCTCGTCGCGACCCTGGCCTTCACCACGCTCGCCGCCTACTGGCTGCTGCTGCCGCCGCAGCTCGCGGATTACGCCGGCAGCGCGACGGCCTCCGCCCTGTCGGTGGCGAACATCTACTTCTGGCGCTCGTCGGGCTACTTCGACGCCGCGGCGCTCTACCGTCCGCTGCTCCACACCTGGTCGCTCTCGGTCGAGGAGCAGTTCTACCTCCTCCTCCCGGTCGCGCTCCTCCTCGCGGTGCGCCTGCGGCTGCGGCGGCTCTGGCTCCCCTTCGGCCTCGTCGCGGCGCTGTCGTTCGGCCTGAGCGTCTATGCCGGCCACTACGCGCCGACGGCGAACTTCTACCTGCTGCCGACCCGGGCCTGGGAACTCCTCCTCGGCGTCCTGCTGGCGATGGCGCCGCGGGGCAGCGTCGCGCTGCCGCCGGCCTTGCGCCAGGCTGCCGGCCTCGCGGGCCTCGCCCTGATCCTCGCCCCGGCCTTCCTCTACACCGAGGCGACGCCGTTTCCCGGCGCCGGCGCCCTGCCGCCTTGCCTCGGCGCCGTCCTGCTGATCCGCCTCGGGGGGGAGCCGGGAGGCGGGAGCGCCGCCACCCGCCTGCTGGCGGCCGGCCCGCTCGTCGCCGTCGGGCTGATCTCCTACTCGGCCTACCTGATCCACTGGCCGCTGATCGTGCTCGCCCGGATCGGCCTGATGCGGGATCTCGATGTCGCCGAGACGGTCGTCGTCATCGGCGCGACGCTGCTCCTCGCCACCCTCTCCTACCGCTTCGTCGAGCATCCCTTCCGGCGACCGCAGGCGCCCGCGCGGCCGGCCCTCGCCGCCGGGTTCGCCGCCACGCTCGCGCTGGCGTGCCTCGGCTGGGCCGGGACGGCGAGCGGCGGCCTGCCCGGACGCTTCCCGGATTTCCGCGTCAGGCCGGTGCCCGGAACCGAGACCTGGAACCACCGCACCTGCTTCCTGTTCGCCGACCAGACCTGGCAGGCCTGGGACCAGGCCGCCTGCACCCGGACCACGGGCAAGGACGGGCTGGTCCTGCTCTGGGGCGACAGCTTCGCCGCCCATTACGTGCCCGGCCTGATCCGGCACGCCGAGAGGCTGCCGGGCAACCTCCTCCAGTACACGGCGGCGGGGTGCCGGCCGACCCTCGGCGTCGCCTCGTACGTCGTGCCGCATTGCCGGGCCTTCAACGATAACGCCCTGGCGCTGATCCGCCGGCTCGGGATCCGCGACGTGGTGCTGGCGGCCCGCTGGGGCGCGCAGCGCGACCGCAACGTCCCCGCCCTGCTGCACGAGACCGTCGCGCAGGTGATCGCCCTCGGGGCCCGCGTCCACGTCGTCGGGCAATCGCCGGAATTTCCCCTCGATCCCGCCTTCCTGGCCTATCACCAGCGCCGCGACCCGCCGGATGCCGCCGGGCGCTGGCGCCCGGTCGCGGAGACCGGCCTCAACGGCGTGCTGCGGTCGGTCCTGCCCGCCTCCGCGACCTTCGTCGATCCGAACGCCGTCCTGTGCGATGCCGCGACCTGTCCCTACGCTCGGGGCGGGACGTTCCTGTACGCCGATTCCGGCCACTTCTCGTCGGCCGGCGCGGCCGACGCGGTCGGGCGCTACCTGGAGGCCGGGCTGTTCGCCCCTCCCCGCTCCGCCGCGGCCCTCCCCTGA
- a CDS encoding carbohydrate porin: MRRTGGAGIGLAAIGVASSLWAGTARAADLRPSAPAAADAPSYVDWSGPYLGIEGSAGASFGNYRFGPSTVGGRPIPAFQSGDSTRRSDAGREATTAVGGLFGGTNWQTGPYLYGIEADLYGANLKRPVPSTALGFGYEGVDPPFTLLRDKTDLYGALRGRLGYAFESYLVYATVGLAGASARVMATYPDLATGAVATARKDLSFLGFTLGAGVQYAITPNLALGLDYRYIDLGRSGRFDLGSVPGLGPVTTQAAFSSHQMMARLSWYPYGLRLPAEVAEDAPASRDTGRYSFHGQTTFVNQGVPGFRSPYRGENSLVPRQAQATTTATLFLGVKLTDSTELYYNPEFSQGFGLSRTLGVAGFVNGEAQKAGAPFPKLRSNRFFVRQTFGLGGVTEDVPDGVNQVAMTRDVERITVVAGKFALGDFFDGNVYAHDPRVDFMNWSIWGSSAWDFPANLPGFTQGVMVEYNRPEFAIRAAYTQVPKQPSNDVLDPRVFERAGANIEFEERHVLPGLDQPGKLRIGLFSNVGNTANYRQVVDLTQGGVFDDINDAAAATRRPRRKTGAYVNLEQALTPDLGLFARASVSDGRNESLSFTDIDRSLSGGLSLKGTAWERPGDTVGIGAAVNGLSPSHRAFFANGGLGLLIGDGRLNYAPERALETYYALSLTKAVTVSFNYQLVVNPAYNRDRGPANFFGTRLHADF, translated from the coding sequence ATGCGGCGGACGGGCGGAGCGGGGATCGGGCTGGCCGCGATCGGGGTGGCCTCGAGCCTGTGGGCCGGCACGGCGAGGGCCGCCGACCTTCGGCCCTCCGCTCCCGCCGCGGCGGATGCTCCGTCCTACGTCGACTGGTCCGGCCCCTATCTCGGGATCGAGGGCAGCGCCGGCGCCTCGTTCGGCAATTACCGCTTCGGGCCGAGCACCGTCGGCGGCCGGCCGATCCCGGCCTTCCAGAGCGGCGACTCGACGCGGCGCTCGGATGCCGGCCGCGAGGCCACCACGGCGGTCGGCGGGCTGTTCGGCGGCACCAACTGGCAGACGGGCCCGTACCTCTACGGGATCGAGGCCGACCTCTACGGCGCCAACCTCAAGCGCCCGGTCCCCTCCACCGCCCTCGGCTTCGGCTACGAGGGCGTCGATCCGCCCTTCACCCTCCTCCGCGACAAGACCGACCTCTACGGCGCCCTCAGGGGCCGCCTCGGCTACGCGTTCGAGAGCTACCTCGTCTACGCGACCGTCGGGCTCGCGGGCGCGAGCGCCCGGGTGATGGCGACCTATCCGGACCTCGCCACCGGCGCGGTCGCGACGGCGCGCAAGGACCTGTCGTTCCTCGGCTTCACCCTCGGGGCCGGCGTGCAATACGCCATCACCCCGAACCTCGCCCTCGGCCTCGACTACCGCTACATCGATCTCGGCCGCTCCGGCCGGTTCGACCTCGGCAGCGTGCCGGGCCTCGGCCCGGTCACGACCCAGGCCGCGTTCTCGTCGCACCAGATGATGGCGCGGCTGTCCTGGTACCCCTACGGGTTGAGGCTGCCGGCGGAGGTGGCCGAGGACGCCCCGGCGAGCCGCGACACCGGCCGCTACTCGTTCCACGGCCAGACCACCTTCGTGAACCAGGGCGTGCCCGGCTTCCGCTCGCCCTATCGCGGCGAGAACAGCCTGGTGCCGCGCCAGGCCCAGGCCACCACCACCGCGACCCTGTTCCTCGGCGTGAAGCTGACCGACAGCACCGAACTGTACTACAACCCGGAATTCTCCCAGGGATTCGGCCTGTCGCGGACGCTGGGCGTCGCCGGCTTCGTCAACGGCGAGGCCCAGAAGGCCGGCGCGCCGTTCCCCAAGCTGCGCTCGAACCGCTTCTTCGTGCGCCAGACCTTCGGCCTCGGCGGCGTCACCGAGGACGTGCCGGACGGCGTCAACCAGGTGGCGATGACCCGCGACGTCGAGCGGATCACGGTGGTCGCCGGCAAGTTCGCGCTGGGCGACTTCTTCGACGGCAACGTCTACGCCCACGACCCCCGGGTCGACTTCATGAACTGGTCGATCTGGGGCTCCTCGGCCTGGGACTTCCCGGCGAACCTGCCCGGCTTCACGCAAGGCGTGATGGTCGAGTACAACCGGCCGGAATTCGCGATCCGGGCCGCCTACACCCAGGTGCCCAAGCAGCCCTCGAACGACGTGCTCGACCCGCGGGTCTTCGAGCGCGCCGGCGCCAACATCGAGTTCGAGGAGCGCCACGTGCTGCCGGGGCTCGACCAGCCGGGCAAGCTGCGCATCGGCCTGTTCAGCAACGTCGGCAACACCGCCAATTACCGCCAGGTCGTCGACCTGACGCAGGGCGGCGTGTTCGACGACATCAACGACGCGGCCGCCGCGACGCGTCGCCCCCGGCGCAAGACCGGCGCCTACGTCAACCTCGAGCAGGCGCTGACGCCGGACCTCGGCCTGTTCGCCCGGGCGAGCGTCTCGGACGGCCGCAACGAGAGCCTGTCCTTCACCGACATCGACCGCAGCCTCTCGGGCGGGCTCTCGCTCAAGGGCACCGCCTGGGAGCGGCCGGGCGACACGGTCGGCATCGGCGCGGCGGTCAACGGCCTGTCGCCGTCGCACCGCGCCTTCTTCGCCAACGGCGGCCTGGGCCTGCTGATCGGCGACGGGCGCCTCAACTACGCCCCCGAGCGCGCCCTCGAGACCTACTACGCGCTCAGCCTCACCAAGGCCGTGACGGTGTCGTTCAACTATCAGCTCGTGGTCAATCCGGCCTACAACCGCGACCGCGGCCCGGCGAACTTCTTCGGCACCCGCCTCCACGCCGATTTCTGA